From Planctomycetaceae bacterium, one genomic window encodes:
- a CDS encoding aspartate aminotransferase family protein → MTTVASLSSQSTIELFDQYVIPNYRRYPVSLVRGEGSRVWDAEGRGFLDLFPGWGCNILGYSPPAVVRAIQEQAAQLIHIPNTWYIEEQGRFAEFLCTRSFGKAFFCNSGAEANEAAIKLARLHGSAQGRYRIITFERGFHGRTLGALTATAQPKYHEGLGPLMAGFRYAAMDDIEGVKRLVDDETCAIMIEPVQGEGGVRIPQPGFLQALRDLCDEQGLLLIFDEVQTGMGRTGTWFGYQQTGVQPDVMTMAKGLAGGVACGAMIARDEFAGDLRPGMHASTFGGNSLAMAAGLATGETIEAEGLLDHVQDNAEFARTQLQQLQETLPIIKELRICGMMIGIDLTIPSTPAVGKAMERGVLLNATSDTVVRLLPALNITRDELSEGLDVVGDVLTEMAEEA, encoded by the coding sequence ATGACCACAGTGGCTTCTCTCAGCAGCCAGTCCACGATCGAGCTGTTTGACCAGTACGTGATTCCCAACTACCGCCGGTATCCGGTGTCGCTGGTGCGAGGCGAAGGGTCGCGCGTGTGGGATGCGGAAGGACGCGGCTTTCTGGATTTGTTTCCCGGCTGGGGATGCAACATTCTGGGGTATTCGCCGCCCGCCGTTGTGCGAGCCATTCAGGAACAGGCGGCTCAGTTGATTCATATTCCCAACACGTGGTACATCGAGGAACAGGGCCGCTTTGCCGAATTCCTTTGTACGCGAAGTTTCGGGAAAGCCTTCTTCTGCAACAGCGGAGCTGAAGCCAACGAAGCCGCCATCAAACTGGCGCGACTGCACGGTTCGGCTCAGGGACGTTACCGCATCATTACGTTTGAACGAGGCTTCCACGGACGCACGCTGGGAGCGCTCACCGCGACTGCTCAGCCGAAGTACCACGAAGGACTCGGGCCGCTGATGGCCGGGTTCCGTTACGCCGCGATGGACGACATCGAAGGCGTCAAACGTCTGGTCGACGACGAAACCTGCGCGATCATGATCGAACCGGTGCAGGGCGAAGGCGGAGTGCGAATTCCTCAGCCGGGTTTCCTCCAGGCGCTGCGAGACCTGTGTGACGAACAGGGTCTGTTGCTGATCTTTGACGAAGTACAGACCGGCATGGGCCGCACGGGAACATGGTTCGGCTATCAGCAAACGGGAGTCCAGCCGGACGTGATGACCATGGCGAAGGGACTTGCCGGAGGAGTCGCGTGCGGTGCAATGATTGCCCGCGACGAATTCGCCGGTGACCTGCGTCCGGGAATGCACGCCAGCACTTTCGGCGGGAACTCGCTGGCGATGGCAGCCGGTCTCGCTACGGGTGAGACCATCGAAGCCGAAGGTCTGCTGGATCATGTCCAGGACAACGCCGAATTCGCTCGAACACAGTTGCAGCAGCTTCAGGAAACGCTGCCCATCATCAAAGAACTGCGAATCTGCGGCATGATGATCGGCATCGACCTGACAATTCCCAGCACTCCCGCTGTCGGCAAGGCGATGGAACGCGGTGTCCTGCTGAATGCCACGTCCGACACGGTCGTTCGCCTTCTGCCCGCGCTGAACATTACTCGCGACGAGCTGTCTGAAGGTCTGGACGTGGTCGGTGATGTGCTGACGGAAATGGCGGAAGAGGCGTAG